In Rhodococcus rhodochrous, a single genomic region encodes these proteins:
- a CDS encoding TetR/AcrR family transcriptional regulator, whose protein sequence is MARPRTPLLSRELIRDVTLRLVDEHGLDAVSMRRIAAELGVRAPSLYSHYATKEELLDDIADAIGESVDVSGFAENDWQEALRRWARTYRDALAAHPNMVPFLASSPGTRPVSLQASDAIHGGLTRAGWPPRFATMIGASIKYIVIGSAITSFAGGFDDHIDTYNERYPHLSQAHRLREYAAEIDAESFDLVLESFLRELGRRYEMLP, encoded by the coding sequence ATGGCGCGTCCGCGCACGCCGCTGCTCAGCCGTGAACTCATCCGCGACGTCACGCTACGACTCGTCGACGAGCACGGCCTCGACGCCGTATCGATGCGTCGGATCGCCGCCGAACTGGGTGTTCGCGCCCCGTCGCTGTACAGCCACTACGCCACCAAGGAAGAACTGCTCGACGACATCGCCGACGCCATCGGCGAATCGGTCGACGTCAGCGGGTTCGCCGAGAACGACTGGCAGGAAGCGCTCCGACGCTGGGCCCGCACCTACCGCGACGCGCTCGCCGCACACCCGAACATGGTTCCCTTCCTCGCGTCGAGCCCCGGCACCCGGCCCGTCTCCCTCCAGGCGTCCGATGCCATCCATGGCGGCCTCACCCGCGCCGGCTGGCCGCCCCGCTTCGCGACGATGATCGGCGCCTCGATCAAGTACATCGTCATCGGTTCCGCGATCACCTCGTTCGCGGGCGGATTCGACGATCACATCGACACCTACAACGAGCGGTATCCGCATCTGTCGCAGGCGCATCGGCTCCGCGAGTACGCGGCCGAGATCGACGCCGAGAGCTTCGACCTCGTTCTCGAGTCCTTCCTGCGGGAACTCGGGCGACGATACGAGATGTTGCCTTAA
- a CDS encoding acyl-CoA dehydrogenase family protein → MNLKLTEEERAFRDELRTFFTTEIPAEVRAKTASGTPLGKDDYVAVQRILHSRGLAVPNWPVEWGGQDWTPMQRNIWLSELQLASVPDPLPFNASMIGPVIAQFGSQEMKERFLPATANLDIWWCQGFSEPEAGSDLASLKTRAVRDGDDYIVNGQKTWTTLAQHADWIFCLVRTDPNAKKQAGISMLLFPMDTPGVTRRPIKLIDGGYEVNEVFFEDVRVPAENLVGEENTGWTQAKFLLGNERTGIARVGATKVKLARAKSLAAETRYGSGSLLDDPIFAARLAELENELLALELTQLRVVAGSADGKPNPASSLLKMRGSELQQAATELLVDIAGPDSLPAGEADIDSPDWARLTMPTYLNNRKVTIYGGSNEVQRSIIASSILGL, encoded by the coding sequence ATGAACCTGAAGCTCACCGAGGAGGAGCGTGCGTTCCGCGACGAACTGCGCACCTTCTTCACCACCGAGATCCCTGCCGAAGTGCGTGCGAAGACCGCCTCCGGCACCCCGCTGGGCAAGGACGACTACGTCGCCGTTCAGCGCATCCTGCATTCGCGCGGCCTCGCCGTTCCCAACTGGCCCGTCGAATGGGGCGGTCAGGACTGGACGCCGATGCAGCGCAACATCTGGCTCAGCGAGTTGCAGCTCGCCTCGGTGCCCGACCCGCTGCCGTTCAACGCATCCATGATCGGTCCGGTCATCGCGCAGTTCGGCTCGCAGGAGATGAAGGAACGCTTCCTCCCCGCCACCGCCAACCTCGACATCTGGTGGTGCCAGGGCTTCTCCGAGCCCGAGGCCGGCTCCGACCTCGCGTCCCTCAAGACCCGCGCCGTCCGCGACGGTGACGACTACATCGTCAACGGGCAGAAGACGTGGACGACGCTCGCGCAGCACGCCGACTGGATCTTCTGCCTCGTCCGCACCGATCCGAACGCGAAGAAGCAGGCCGGCATCTCGATGCTGCTCTTCCCGATGGACACCCCGGGCGTCACCCGCCGTCCGATCAAGCTGATCGACGGTGGCTACGAGGTCAACGAGGTCTTCTTCGAGGACGTGCGCGTTCCCGCCGAGAACCTCGTCGGCGAGGAGAACACCGGCTGGACGCAGGCGAAGTTCCTGCTCGGCAACGAGCGCACCGGCATCGCCCGGGTCGGCGCCACCAAGGTCAAGCTCGCGCGGGCGAAGTCCCTCGCGGCCGAGACCCGCTACGGCAGCGGCTCGCTGCTCGACGACCCGATCTTCGCGGCACGCCTGGCCGAACTCGAGAACGAGCTGCTCGCTCTCGAGCTCACCCAGCTGCGCGTCGTCGCCGGCTCGGCCGACGGCAAGCCCAACCCGGCATCGTCGCTGCTCAAGATGCGCGGCTCCGAGCTCCAGCAGGCCGCGACCGAACTGCTCGTCGACATCGCCGGCCCCGATTCGCTGCCCGCCGGCGAGGCCGACATCGACTCGCCCGACTGGGCGCGGCTGACGATGCCGACCTACCTCAACAACCGCAAGGTCACCATCTACGGCGGGTCGAACGAGGTTCAGCGTTCGATCATCGCTTCCTCGATTCTCGGACTGTGA
- a CDS encoding alpha/beta fold hydrolase — translation MSNAPWLPPCTADDWDDGRRRRRLRDTRTGHHWVRFGRLRRALARTAVAALPLVALFTQYWAWDVAPVRERLALTQPQIHPIHDAASREDRDTAVVDLVGLGNLDATETAAALPALSELGQVWAVEYDNSGLDTAVVSRLIHERAAWSGIENVVLTGHSMGGIIALEVAQHLYQDTDLEVTGVILDCTPLDLHAVRADARSAGEDLLRWIGWLPGARESRSMRMLVEVVARMDRFVLPSERWYRRIDTEELRDVAVEVLNDKIFSTDAASNGLIESQFRAIVASGAIDNLRALADERDDKIRPAVVFLRPRNTLFDNVVDVEYSHRILIDQSGGVDGTLLVSKLDRTGHANPIQAPAEYNTAITNRVVPFVDGRPGEGEDEQSRDEEFSDLDRPGVRPIVDLDRIAPG, via the coding sequence ATGTCGAACGCACCTTGGCTACCGCCCTGCACCGCCGACGACTGGGACGACGGCCGTCGGCGGCGACGTCTCCGCGACACCCGCACCGGTCATCACTGGGTGCGGTTCGGCCGGCTCCGACGAGCCCTCGCACGGACGGCCGTCGCGGCGCTCCCACTCGTCGCCCTGTTCACGCAGTACTGGGCGTGGGACGTCGCGCCGGTCCGTGAGCGACTCGCCCTCACCCAGCCGCAGATCCATCCGATCCACGACGCGGCGTCGCGGGAAGACCGCGACACGGCGGTCGTCGACCTGGTGGGTCTGGGCAACCTCGACGCGACCGAGACCGCCGCGGCACTGCCCGCACTGAGCGAACTCGGGCAGGTATGGGCGGTCGAGTACGACAACAGCGGTCTCGACACCGCCGTCGTCAGCCGCCTGATCCACGAACGTGCGGCGTGGTCGGGAATCGAGAACGTCGTGCTCACCGGGCACAGCATGGGCGGCATCATCGCCCTCGAGGTCGCCCAGCATCTGTACCAGGACACCGATCTCGAGGTGACCGGCGTGATCCTCGACTGCACGCCGCTCGATCTGCACGCCGTGCGGGCCGACGCGCGCAGCGCCGGTGAGGACCTGTTGCGCTGGATCGGCTGGCTGCCCGGCGCTCGGGAGAGCCGCAGCATGCGGATGCTCGTCGAGGTCGTCGCCCGCATGGACCGTTTCGTGCTCCCCTCGGAGCGGTGGTACCGGCGCATCGACACCGAAGAGTTGCGCGACGTCGCGGTCGAGGTGCTCAACGACAAGATCTTCTCGACCGACGCCGCAAGCAACGGATTGATCGAATCGCAGTTCCGGGCGATCGTCGCATCCGGTGCAATCGACAACCTGCGGGCGCTCGCCGACGAACGCGACGACAAGATCCGTCCCGCCGTGGTGTTCCTCCGGCCACGGAACACACTGTTCGACAACGTCGTCGACGTCGAGTACAGTCACCGGATCCTGATCGACCAGTCCGGCGGTGTCGACGGCACGCTACTGGTGTCGAAGCTCGACCGCACCGGCCACGCCAATCCCATCCAGGCTCCCGCCGAATACAACACGGCGATCACGAACCGGGTGGTGCCGTTCGTCGACGGCAGGCCCGGCGAGGGCGAGGACGAGCAGTCGCGGGACGAGGAGTTCTCCGATCTCGACCGTCCCGGTGTCCGGCCGATCGTGGATCTCGACCGCATCGCCCCGGGCTGA
- a CDS encoding MFS transporter, translating into MTTLSQPSSAPESDLDRRRRLRTVVAASLLGTTVEWYDFFLYATAASLVFNQLFFPDQSSFVGTMLAFATFAVGFVVRPIGGVVFGHIGDRIGRKKTLALTMFIMGVATALMGVLPTHAHVGVVAPILLLLLRILQGFALGGEWAGAVLLAVEHSPEKKRGLFGSIPQVGLALGLALGTAVFAALQVVFDEQQFLSYGWRIAFLLSLVLVAVGFVVRLKVDETPAFREVQELAKKSSAPLVDVFRPGVRRSTVLGLLSRWGEGAAFNTWGVFAITYATKDLDFEKVPVLLVVTLAALVMAVLLPVSGTLVDRFGAKQVYTVGIAAYGIAVFPTFALFGTNNLFWFAVAMILVFGVVHALFYGAQGTLYASLYPAEIRYTGLSVVYQFSGIYASGITPMILTALIAVAGGPWLACGYLVLTAVISVVATTMMRKEDLHL; encoded by the coding sequence ATGACCACGCTGTCCCAGCCCAGTTCCGCACCCGAGTCCGATCTCGATCGTCGCAGGAGACTACGCACCGTGGTCGCGGCGAGCCTGCTCGGCACCACGGTGGAGTGGTACGACTTCTTCCTCTACGCGACGGCCGCCAGCCTGGTGTTCAACCAGCTGTTCTTCCCCGACCAGAGTTCGTTCGTCGGCACGATGCTGGCCTTCGCGACCTTCGCGGTGGGCTTCGTGGTCCGCCCCATCGGCGGTGTCGTCTTCGGCCACATCGGCGACCGGATCGGACGCAAGAAGACCCTCGCCCTGACGATGTTCATCATGGGCGTCGCCACCGCGCTGATGGGCGTCCTGCCCACCCACGCGCACGTGGGTGTGGTCGCACCGATCCTGCTGCTCCTGCTGCGCATCCTGCAGGGCTTCGCGCTCGGCGGCGAATGGGCCGGGGCCGTGCTGCTCGCCGTCGAGCACAGTCCGGAGAAGAAGCGTGGTCTGTTCGGCAGTATCCCTCAGGTGGGCCTCGCGCTCGGTCTCGCGTTGGGCACCGCGGTGTTCGCAGCGTTGCAGGTGGTCTTCGACGAGCAGCAGTTCCTGTCGTACGGCTGGCGGATCGCGTTCCTGCTCAGCCTCGTCCTCGTCGCCGTCGGTTTCGTCGTGCGCCTGAAGGTCGACGAGACCCCGGCCTTCCGCGAGGTGCAGGAACTCGCGAAGAAGTCGTCCGCGCCGCTCGTGGACGTCTTCCGGCCCGGCGTGCGCCGCAGCACCGTTCTCGGTCTGTTGTCGCGGTGGGGTGAGGGCGCGGCGTTCAACACGTGGGGCGTCTTCGCCATCACCTACGCCACCAAGGACCTCGACTTCGAGAAGGTGCCGGTGCTCCTCGTCGTCACCCTCGCCGCGCTGGTCATGGCCGTGCTGCTCCCGGTCTCGGGCACCCTGGTCGACCGGTTCGGCGCGAAGCAGGTCTACACCGTCGGTATCGCCGCCTACGGCATTGCGGTGTTCCCGACCTTCGCCCTGTTCGGCACGAACAACCTGTTCTGGTTCGCCGTGGCGATGATCCTCGTGTTCGGCGTCGTCCACGCCCTGTTCTACGGCGCGCAGGGAACGCTGTACGCGAGCCTGTACCCGGCGGAGATCCGCTACACGGGCCTGTCGGTCGTCTACCAGTTCTCCGGCATCTACGCGTCGGGCATCACCCCGATGATCCTCACCGCGCTCATCGCCGTGGCCGGCGGTCCGTGGCTCGCCTGCGGCTATCTCGTCCTCACGGCCGTGATCAGCGTCGTTGCGACCACCATGATGCGCAAGGAGGACCTCCACCTCTGA
- a CDS encoding LLM class F420-dependent oxidoreductase encodes MTRPIRIGLQLQPQQQPDYGVIRDTVLRAEDAGADIVFNWDHFYPLYGDPDGAHFECWTMLGAWAEQTERVEIGALVTGGGYRNPDLLADMARTVDHISGGRLILGIGSGWFERDYDEYGYEFGTKGSRLDLLAEYMPRIVNRLGKLNPQPTRHIPILIGGGGPKKTLPMVAKYADIWHSFGEMETHAEKSEILAQRCAEAGRRPEDIERSTSWPGAEAAPSYVELGITQFTVGVGGPDYDLTELREAIAWRDDNSAPPLTGLS; translated from the coding sequence ATGACGCGCCCCATTCGCATCGGACTCCAACTACAGCCCCAGCAGCAACCCGACTACGGCGTCATCCGCGACACCGTGCTCCGCGCCGAGGACGCAGGCGCCGACATCGTGTTCAACTGGGACCACTTCTACCCGCTCTACGGCGACCCCGACGGCGCCCACTTCGAGTGCTGGACGATGCTCGGCGCCTGGGCGGAGCAGACCGAGCGTGTGGAGATCGGCGCACTGGTCACCGGCGGCGGCTACCGCAATCCCGACCTGCTCGCCGATATGGCCCGCACCGTCGACCACATCAGCGGCGGCCGCCTCATCCTCGGCATCGGCTCGGGCTGGTTCGAACGGGACTACGACGAGTACGGCTACGAATTCGGCACCAAGGGTTCCCGCCTCGACCTGCTCGCCGAGTACATGCCCCGCATCGTGAACCGTCTCGGCAAGCTGAACCCGCAGCCCACCCGGCACATACCCATCCTCATCGGTGGCGGCGGCCCGAAGAAGACGCTGCCGATGGTCGCGAAGTACGCCGACATCTGGCACAGTTTCGGCGAGATGGAGACCCACGCCGAGAAGTCCGAGATCCTCGCGCAGCGCTGCGCCGAGGCCGGTCGTCGCCCCGAGGACATCGAGCGGTCCACCTCCTGGCCCGGCGCCGAGGCGGCCCCGTCCTACGTCGAACTGGGGATCACGCAGTTCACGGTGGGTGTCGGCGGTCCCGACTACGACCTCACCGAACTGCGGGAAGCCATCGCGTGGCGCGACGACAACTCCGCACCCCCACTGACGGGCCTGAGCTGA
- the ggh gene encoding glucosylglycerate hydrolase → MPDRGFTPTQLAARAAYLLRGNDLGTMTSAAPKLYPHMWSWDAAFVAVGLAPLSVERAVVELDTLLSAQWKNGMIPHIVFANGVDGYFPGPARWAVSELAAHAPAQVQTSGITQPPVHAIAVQRILEHSRRHGRSTRAVAEEFLDRRWADLVRWHRWLAHARDLDGNGRIALYHGWESGMDNSPRWDAAYANVVAGPVPPFHREDLEHVADATQRPSDREYARYLWLLEEMKTARYEDDVLAKAMSFAVEDVFVSAVFSLSCEVLATIGEEHSRPNADVRELYSWSERFRKGVIATTDPRTGAAKDFDLRSGKWVATDTLAMFAPLLCGGLDRQAERALLRTFEGPKFCGHPDLRYAVPPSTSPVSGDFRPREYWRGPVWPVMTWLFSWAFARRGWAERANVLRAEGLRQASDGTFAEYYEPFTGDPLGSMQQSWTAAAVLDWLG, encoded by the coding sequence ATGCCGGACCGAGGATTCACGCCGACACAGCTCGCCGCGCGCGCGGCGTACCTGTTGCGTGGGAACGACCTGGGCACCATGACGAGTGCCGCTCCCAAGCTTTATCCACACATGTGGAGTTGGGATGCGGCGTTCGTCGCCGTGGGGCTCGCGCCGCTGAGCGTCGAACGGGCGGTGGTCGAACTCGACACCCTGCTCTCGGCGCAGTGGAAGAACGGGATGATCCCGCACATCGTCTTCGCCAACGGTGTCGACGGCTACTTTCCCGGCCCGGCACGCTGGGCGGTGTCCGAACTGGCCGCGCACGCACCGGCCCAGGTGCAGACCTCGGGCATCACGCAGCCCCCCGTGCACGCCATCGCCGTGCAGCGCATCCTCGAGCATTCACGGCGGCACGGTCGTTCGACACGTGCTGTCGCCGAGGAGTTCCTGGATCGCCGGTGGGCGGATCTGGTGCGCTGGCACCGCTGGCTCGCCCACGCGCGCGATCTCGACGGTAACGGCCGCATCGCGCTGTACCACGGGTGGGAGTCGGGGATGGACAACTCCCCGCGCTGGGATGCGGCGTACGCCAACGTCGTCGCCGGTCCGGTGCCACCCTTCCATCGTGAGGATCTCGAGCACGTCGCCGACGCCACCCAGCGGCCCAGCGATCGTGAATACGCGCGCTATCTGTGGCTGCTCGAGGAGATGAAGACGGCGCGTTACGAGGACGACGTGCTCGCGAAGGCCATGAGCTTCGCCGTGGAGGACGTCTTCGTCAGTGCGGTGTTCTCGCTCTCGTGCGAGGTGCTCGCGACCATCGGTGAGGAACATTCCCGGCCCAATGCGGATGTGCGTGAGCTGTATTCGTGGTCCGAGCGGTTCCGGAAGGGCGTGATCGCCACGACCGATCCGCGCACGGGCGCGGCGAAGGATTTCGATCTGCGCAGCGGGAAGTGGGTCGCCACCGACACCCTCGCGATGTTCGCGCCGTTGCTGTGCGGCGGTCTCGACCGGCAGGCCGAGCGCGCCTTGCTGCGCACCTTCGAAGGACCGAAGTTCTGCGGGCACCCGGATCTCCGCTATGCGGTACCGCCGTCGACCTCCCCCGTCTCGGGCGACTTCCGTCCCCGTGAGTACTGGCGCGGGCCGGTGTGGCCCGTGATGACGTGGCTGTTCTCGTGGGCGTTCGCGCGCCGCGGCTGGGCGGAACGCGCGAACGTGCTTCGCGCGGAAGGGCTCCGGCAGGCGAGTGACGGCACCTTCGCCGAGTACTACGAGCCGTTCACCGGCGACCCGCTCGGCAGTATGCAGCAGTCGTGGACCGCCGCAGCGGTATTGGACTGGCTCGGATGA
- a CDS encoding PhoX family protein, with translation MARRVLPLFVTHDGISSRSNITCKYKCGDACSHAVPNTSRGEYFGDIVRAAVSRRGVLRGGASAVLAVGAGGVLTACADDSAAAAGSDTAAAGDLGPVPDGTNFTAVAPNTDDAVTVPEGYENDVVIRWGDPVLPDAPAFDIGNQTATAQEKQFGFNNDFAGLLPVDGRPDTYLLVVNHEYTTEPFMFADYDPDDPTEEQVRIGIAGHGLSVVQVKGEPGTGRLTPEFGEYNRRITGTTELLLAGPAAGSDLLKTTADPTGTRVAGTFNNCAGGLTPWGTVLSGEENFDQYFANAESVTDPVVAERLARYGLEGADTERKWERFDNRFDIAAEPNEVNRFGWIVEIDPWDPNSVPVKHTALGRFKHEAATVHITGDGTVVSYSGDDERFDYMYKFVSSRKMQPGNSRAAMRHNMTLLDAGTLYVAKLSGDHPDEIDGSGRLPEADEFRGSGEWIPLLRANEDGSAESLVDGMSAEEVAVFTRLAGDRVGATKMDRPEDFEPNPVTGKVYVALTNNTKRGVDGAAPADEANPRENNKNGQVLEIDDDHAGTSFTWTLLLVCGDPNEADTYFGGFDKSQVSPISCPDNLAFDSYGNLWISTDGNALGSNDGLFSVVLDGPRRGETKQFLTVPIGAETCGPIVQDGRVVVCVQHPGETDDASWASPASHWPDGGDSQPRPAVVAAWKSDGGRIGV, from the coding sequence GTGGCCCGTAGAGTCCTGCCCCTGTTCGTCACGCACGACGGCATATCGTCGCGCTCGAACATCACGTGCAAGTACAAGTGCGGGGACGCCTGTTCGCATGCCGTCCCGAACACCTCCCGCGGTGAATATTTCGGCGACATCGTGCGCGCTGCCGTCTCGCGTCGCGGGGTCCTGCGGGGCGGTGCCTCGGCCGTACTCGCCGTCGGCGCCGGTGGCGTCCTGACGGCCTGTGCTGACGATTCCGCCGCGGCCGCCGGCAGTGACACCGCGGCGGCCGGTGATCTCGGTCCGGTGCCCGACGGCACGAACTTCACGGCGGTCGCACCGAACACCGATGACGCGGTGACGGTTCCGGAGGGATACGAGAACGACGTCGTCATCCGCTGGGGCGATCCGGTACTGCCCGATGCACCGGCCTTCGACATCGGCAACCAGACGGCGACCGCGCAGGAGAAGCAGTTCGGGTTCAACAACGACTTCGCCGGTCTGCTCCCGGTGGACGGCCGACCCGACACCTACCTGCTCGTCGTCAATCACGAATACACCACCGAACCCTTCATGTTCGCCGACTACGACCCGGACGACCCCACCGAGGAACAGGTGCGCATCGGCATCGCCGGCCACGGACTGTCGGTCGTCCAGGTGAAGGGCGAACCCGGGACCGGCCGACTGACACCGGAATTCGGCGAGTACAACCGTCGTATCACCGGAACCACCGAGCTCCTCCTCGCCGGCCCGGCCGCGGGCAGCGACCTGCTGAAGACCACGGCCGACCCGACGGGCACGCGGGTCGCGGGAACGTTCAACAACTGCGCCGGCGGGCTCACCCCGTGGGGCACCGTGCTGTCGGGCGAGGAGAATTTCGACCAGTACTTCGCCAACGCCGAGAGTGTGACCGACCCGGTCGTCGCCGAGCGTCTCGCCCGGTACGGACTCGAGGGCGCGGACACCGAACGGAAGTGGGAACGGTTCGACAACCGATTCGACATCGCCGCGGAACCCAACGAGGTCAACCGGTTCGGATGGATCGTCGAGATCGATCCGTGGGATCCGAACTCGGTGCCCGTCAAGCACACCGCGCTGGGGCGGTTCAAGCACGAAGCGGCCACCGTCCACATCACCGGCGACGGCACCGTCGTGTCCTACAGCGGCGATGACGAACGCTTCGACTACATGTACAAGTTCGTCTCGTCGCGGAAGATGCAGCCCGGGAACTCACGAGCGGCGATGCGGCACAACATGACCCTGCTCGATGCGGGAACACTGTACGTCGCGAAGCTCAGCGGCGACCATCCGGACGAGATCGACGGCTCCGGAAGGCTTCCCGAGGCCGACGAGTTCCGAGGCAGTGGCGAGTGGATCCCGCTGCTGCGCGCGAACGAGGACGGCAGCGCCGAGTCGCTGGTCGACGGCATGAGCGCCGAGGAGGTCGCGGTGTTCACCCGGCTCGCGGGCGACAGGGTGGGCGCGACGAAGATGGATCGTCCCGAGGACTTCGAACCGAATCCGGTGACCGGCAAGGTCTATGTCGCACTCACCAACAACACCAAGCGCGGCGTCGACGGTGCCGCGCCGGCCGACGAGGCGAATCCGCGCGAGAACAACAAGAACGGTCAGGTCCTCGAGATCGACGACGACCACGCGGGTACGTCCTTCACGTGGACGCTGCTGCTCGTGTGCGGGGATCCGAACGAGGCCGACACCTACTTCGGCGGCTTCGACAAGTCGCAGGTCAGCCCGATCTCGTGCCCCGACAACCTGGCCTTCGATTCGTACGGCAACCTGTGGATCTCGACCGACGGCAACGCACTCGGTTCCAACGACGGGCTGTTCAGCGTCGTCCTCGACGGACCGCGCCGCGGTGAGACGAAGCAGTTCCTCACCGTGCCGATCGGTGCCGAGACGTGCGGCCCGATCGTGCAGGACGGGCGGGTCGTGGTGTGCGTGCAGCATCCCGGGGAGACGGACGACGCGTCGTGGGCGTCGCCGGCCTCGCACTGGCCCGACGGAGGTGACTCCCAGCCGCGTCCCGCCGTGGTCGCCGCATGGAAGTCGGACGGCGGACGCATCGGGGTCTGA
- a CDS encoding LLM class flavin-dependent oxidoreductase yields MSLHMHWFLPTYGDSRNLMAGGHGSSMSGDRPATLRYLNQIAAAAESSGFESVLTPTGAWCEDAWLTTAMLIDTTETLKFLVALRPGLISPTLAAQMAATFQWQSQGRLLLNVVTGGEDHEQRTFGDFLDKNQRYARCGEYLDVIKRLWAGNGPVDFKGEYIQVENAQLQRIPDPVPPLFFGGSSPAAGTVASQFCDTYLTWGEPPAAVADKIAWIRGLADIQGRTLDYGIRLHVISRDTSEEAWAEADRLLSALDPATIEKAQQSLARSGSEGQRRMVELHGGGSAYAASKDARSLEVSPNLWAGVGLVRGGAGTALVGSHEEVADRIAEYAEIGLDHFVLSGYPHLEEAYRFGEGVRPILERRGLLAPASVRSGDLSGSTAFLPAAH; encoded by the coding sequence TTGTCTCTGCATATGCACTGGTTCCTGCCCACCTACGGCGACTCGCGAAACCTCATGGCAGGAGGCCACGGCAGCTCGATGTCGGGCGATCGTCCGGCGACGCTGCGGTATCTGAACCAGATCGCCGCCGCCGCGGAGTCGAGCGGCTTCGAATCGGTCCTCACCCCCACCGGCGCGTGGTGCGAGGACGCCTGGTTGACGACGGCGATGCTGATCGACACCACCGAGACCCTCAAGTTCCTCGTCGCGCTGCGCCCCGGGCTGATCAGCCCGACGCTGGCCGCGCAGATGGCCGCGACCTTCCAGTGGCAGTCGCAGGGACGCCTGCTGCTCAACGTCGTGACCGGCGGTGAGGACCATGAACAGCGAACCTTCGGTGACTTCCTCGACAAGAACCAGCGCTACGCGCGCTGCGGCGAGTACCTCGACGTGATCAAGCGCCTGTGGGCGGGCAACGGCCCGGTCGACTTCAAGGGCGAGTACATCCAGGTCGAGAACGCCCAGCTCCAGCGCATCCCCGATCCGGTGCCGCCGCTCTTCTTCGGCGGGTCCTCCCCCGCTGCCGGCACCGTCGCGTCGCAGTTCTGCGACACCTACCTCACGTGGGGTGAGCCGCCGGCCGCCGTCGCCGACAAGATCGCGTGGATCCGCGGACTCGCCGACATCCAGGGACGCACCCTCGACTACGGCATCCGCCTGCACGTCATCAGCCGCGACACTTCCGAGGAGGCGTGGGCCGAGGCCGATCGCCTGCTCTCCGCGCTCGATCCCGCGACGATCGAGAAGGCCCAGCAGAGCCTGGCCCGCTCCGGTTCCGAGGGCCAGCGCCGCATGGTCGAGTTGCACGGCGGCGGTAGCGCCTACGCCGCGAGCAAGGACGCCCGCAGCCTCGAGGTCTCGCCCAACCTGTGGGCGGGCGTCGGACTCGTCCGCGGTGGCGCGGGCACTGCGCTCGTGGGTTCCCACGAGGAGGTCGCCGACCGCATCGCCGAGTACGCCGAGATCGGTCTCGACCACTTCGTGCTGTCGGGCTACCCGCATCTCGAGGAGGCCTACCGCTTCGGTGAGGGCGTCCGCCCGATCCTCGAGCGTCGCGGCCTGCTCGCGCCGGCCTCCGTCCGCTCGGGCGACCTGTCGGGTTCGACGGCCTTCCTGCCCGCGGCTCACTGA
- a CDS encoding IS5 family transposase (programmed frameshift), which produces MPSVAVAGRADLTDAQWARLAPLLPPVSKIGRPPKWPKRQLIDGIRWRIRVGAPWRDVPDRYGPWQTVYGLFRRWQRDGTWAHVLTRLQTIADAADQIAWDVSVDSTIMRAHQHAAGARREGSEQVEPPGGVVTEPADHALGRSRGGWTTKLHLACEQHRRPLAALLTAGQHGDSPQFTAVLDAIRVPRFGAGRARTRPDRVLADKAYSSRANRDYLRKRGIRATIAIPSDQLAHRRNRGSDGGRPPVFDRTVYRQRHAVECGINQLKQFRAVATRFDKLAVRYLATVQIAAISQWL; this is translated from the exons GTGCCCAGCGTAGCGGTAGCGGGGCGAGCGGACCTCACCGACGCGCAGTGGGCGCGTCTGGCTCCGCTGCTGCCTCCCGTGTCGAAGATCGGCCGTCCACCGAAGTGGCCGAAACGCCAGCTCATCGACGGGATCCGCTGGCGCATCCGCGTCGGCGCCCCGTGGCGGGACGTCCCGGACCGCTACGGTCCCTGGCAAACCGTCTACGGGCTGTTCCGCCGCTGGCAACGTGACGGCACCTGGGCACACGTGCTGACCCGGTTGCAGACCATCGCCGACGCCGCCGACCAGATCGCCTGGGACGTCAGCGTCGACTCGACGATCATGCGGGCGCATCAGCACGCCGCCGGCGCCCGCCGCGAGGGCAGCGAGCAGGTCGAACCGCCCGGCGGTGTCGTGACCGAACCGGCCGACCACGCGTTGGGTCGCTCCCGGGGTGGATGGACGACGAAGCTGCATCTGGCGTGCGAACAGCATCGACGGCCGCTCGCTGC GCTACTGACAGCCGGTCAGCACGGGGACAGTCCGCAGTTCACCGCCGTGTTGGACGCGATCCGGGTACCGCGGTTCGGTGCCGGCCGGGCGCGCACGCGACCGGATCGGGTGCTGGCGGACAAGGCCTACAGCTCCCGGGCGAACCGGGACTACCTGCGTAAACGTGGGATCAGAGCCACCATTGCGATCCCGTCCGATCAGCTCGCCCACCGCCGCAACCGCGGCTCCGATGGTGGGCGACCACCGGTCTTCGACCGCACCGTCTACCGACAGCGGCATGCCGTCGAATGCGGCATCAACCAACTCAAGCAGTTCCGGGCGGTGGCCACCCGCTTCGACAAGCTCGCAGTGCGGTATCTGGCCACCGTCCAGATCGCCGCAATCAGTCAGTGGCTATGA